In Nitrososphaerota archaeon, one DNA window encodes the following:
- a CDS encoding hydroxyacid-oxoacid transhydrogenase: MSDLPVDATYLIRSSPMKFGIGVTSEVGYDLKKLKVSKVLIVTDKFINEGTKIPEIVKESAEEESIKVDIWDGVEPEPSLQSVREGIEFAKNKGYDGFIGLGGGSSIDTAKAIDLFTTYPTDFYDYLAKPIGKGMDVPGPIKPLIAIPTTAGTGSETSPVCVISLPELKTKSGISNDTLRPTLAILDPLNTITMPPKVTASTGMDALMHAIEAYTSKPYDTKVKPATPLERPVYVGSNPVTDLLAEKAIKLIGDNLRRAFLNGYDIEARSNMLLASFLAGVAFTNAGVHIPHAMSFPIGGRIHVPHGVAVGIGGPACLIFTISSSPEKHAYIAQLLGEKIDGLSKIEAGLKAPEALIKLMKDLDFPNGLSALGFSERDVPELAEDTLKQQRLIMQSPRIISKQILEQIFYKALKYW, from the coding sequence ATGAGCGACTTACCAGTCGATGCTACTTATTTAATTAGATCGTCGCCCATGAAGTTTGGTATCGGGGTTACTAGCGAAGTAGGTTATGATCTTAAAAAACTTAAAGTATCAAAAGTACTAATTGTTACTGATAAATTCATAAATGAAGGAACAAAAATACCTGAAATAGTTAAGGAATCTGCTGAAGAAGAAAGTATTAAAGTTGATATTTGGGATGGTGTTGAACCTGAACCAAGTCTTCAATCTGTTAGAGAAGGAATAGAATTTGCTAAAAATAAAGGATACGATGGATTCATTGGATTGGGAGGAGGAAGCTCTATTGATACTGCCAAAGCTATAGACTTATTTACAACATATCCTACAGATTTTTACGATTATCTCGCCAAGCCTATAGGAAAAGGAATGGACGTGCCTGGACCAATAAAGCCACTTATAGCAATACCTACAACAGCCGGTACTGGAAGTGAAACTTCTCCTGTTTGTGTTATTAGTTTACCTGAATTGAAAACAAAAAGCGGCATCTCTAACGATACATTAAGACCTACTCTAGCCATTTTAGATCCTTTGAATACTATAACTATGCCACCAAAAGTTACGGCATCTACTGGCATGGATGCGCTTATGCATGCTATTGAGGCATACACTAGTAAACCATACGATACTAAAGTTAAACCAGCAACCCCACTAGAAAGGCCAGTTTATGTAGGTTCTAATCCAGTAACAGATCTTTTAGCTGAAAAAGCTATTAAGCTTATAGGCGATAATCTTAGACGTGCTTTTTTAAATGGTTATGATATAGAGGCTCGTTCTAATATGCTTTTAGCTTCTTTTCTTGCTGGCGTTGCTTTTACAAATGCAGGTGTTCATATACCACATGCTATGAGTTTCCCAATAGGTGGAAGGATACATGTACCCCATGGGGTAGCTGTTGGAATAGGCGGACCTGCATGTCTTATCTTTACGATATCTTCATCGCCAGAAAAGCATGCTTATATAGCTCAATTATTGGGTGAAAAAATAGATGGATTATCAAAAATTGAGGCTGGACTTAAAGCACCCGAGGCACTCATAAAATTAATGAAAGATTTAGATTTTCCTAATGGGCTCAGCGCTCTTGGTTTTTCTGAAAGGGATGTACCTGAGCTTGCTGAAGATACCTTAAAACAACAGAGATTGATTATGCAAAGTCCAAGAATTATTTCTAAACAAATATTAGAACAAATTTTCTATAAAGCTTTAAAATATTGGTAA
- a CDS encoding aldehyde ferredoxin oxidoreductase family protein, whose protein sequence is MLNSFCNGKILRVNLSLNKLIFEELNEGFYRTYLGGRGFGAYFLYKELLPHIDPFAPENKIIFATSIITGVPIPGVNRFSVISKSPLTNGFGEAEAGGYFANELKSSGFDAIIIEGTSEKPVYLSIIDGKAEIRDAEHLWGKTTKEVTEKVKKELKDPLIRVACIGPSGEKLVRFANIICDQRYAAGRSGLGAVMGSKKLKAIAVRGHKKFKFYDMKKLIEIARYFTTNWKNHIGSMSRHIYGTLDLLTVLNYDGTLPTLNFKGGSFEKADLISGEEMNKKILINREGCFACPIRCKRVVKGKEPYVTDPDYGGPEYETVAAFGSLCYIDDINAIALANQMCNAYGLDTISTGCAIAFAMECYENGILTKDDVNGLDLKFGNKEAMLKLIEMIAKRENIGDILAEGVMRASKKIGKGSEKFALHVKGKEVPMHEPRGKVGLALQYALSLSGADHMQCAHDPIFETERKDLKMIGIEKTILRTDLGPDKVKVFYYSNLWWSLLDCLGICKFTFTPHSAGVLTPNDLVNIVNAVTNWDTSLWELIKCSERAINIARCFNIREGLTSKDDIIPDRFFEEMEFGSRRGQKISRSDFFNARDLYYDMAGWDKEGKPRKAKLYELGLSWIIENM, encoded by the coding sequence ATGTTAAATTCATTTTGTAATGGAAAAATTCTTAGAGTAAACTTATCTCTAAATAAATTGATATTTGAAGAGCTAAACGAAGGTTTTTATAGGACTTACTTAGGTGGTAGAGGATTTGGCGCATATTTTCTTTATAAAGAACTACTTCCTCATATTGATCCATTTGCTCCAGAAAATAAGATTATATTTGCTACAAGTATTATAACTGGTGTACCAATACCAGGAGTAAATAGATTTAGTGTTATTTCAAAATCTCCACTTACAAATGGATTTGGAGAAGCTGAAGCTGGAGGATATTTTGCTAATGAGCTTAAATCATCAGGCTTCGATGCTATAATTATTGAAGGCACATCAGAAAAACCAGTATATTTATCAATTATAGATGGCAAAGCTGAGATTAGAGATGCTGAGCATCTTTGGGGTAAAACGACAAAAGAAGTTACTGAAAAAGTTAAGAAAGAATTAAAAGATCCATTAATAAGAGTTGCTTGTATCGGCCCATCCGGTGAGAAACTAGTAAGATTCGCTAATATAATATGTGATCAAAGGTATGCTGCTGGACGTAGTGGATTAGGTGCAGTAATGGGTTCAAAAAAGCTTAAAGCAATAGCTGTGAGGGGACATAAGAAATTTAAGTTTTATGACATGAAAAAGTTAATTGAAATTGCAAGATATTTTACAACAAATTGGAAAAATCATATAGGTTCAATGAGTCGACATATTTATGGAACATTAGATTTATTAACAGTTTTAAACTATGATGGCACTCTTCCTACACTTAACTTTAAAGGCGGATCATTTGAAAAAGCAGATTTAATTAGTGGAGAAGAAATGAATAAAAAAATATTAATCAATAGAGAAGGTTGCTTTGCATGTCCTATAAGATGTAAAAGAGTAGTCAAAGGAAAAGAACCATATGTAACGGATCCAGATTATGGTGGTCCTGAATATGAAACAGTAGCAGCTTTTGGATCATTATGCTATATTGATGATATTAATGCAATAGCTTTAGCAAATCAAATGTGTAATGCATATGGATTAGATACAATAAGCACGGGATGTGCAATTGCTTTTGCTATGGAATGTTATGAAAATGGGATTCTTACAAAAGATGATGTAAATGGATTGGATTTAAAATTTGGAAATAAAGAAGCTATGCTTAAATTGATTGAGATGATTGCTAAAAGAGAAAATATAGGCGACATTTTAGCTGAAGGAGTTATGAGAGCTTCCAAGAAAATAGGAAAAGGAAGTGAAAAATTCGCTTTACATGTTAAAGGAAAAGAAGTGCCAATGCATGAACCACGTGGCAAAGTAGGTCTTGCATTACAATATGCTCTTTCACTATCTGGAGCTGATCATATGCAATGTGCACATGATCCGATTTTTGAAACGGAAAGAAAAGACTTAAAAATGATTGGAATAGAAAAAACGATTTTAAGAACAGATTTAGGACCGGATAAAGTTAAAGTATTCTATTATTCAAACTTATGGTGGAGTTTATTAGATTGTTTAGGAATTTGTAAATTTACTTTCACTCCACACTCAGCCGGTGTTCTTACTCCAAATGATCTTGTTAATATTGTAAATGCAGTTACTAATTGGGATACAAGTCTTTGGGAGTTGATAAAATGTAGTGAAAGAGCTATAAATATAGCAAGATGTTTTAACATACGTGAGGGACTAACATCAAAAGATGATATAATTCCAGATAGATTCTTTGAAGAAATGGAGTTTGGTAGTAGGAGAGGGCAAAAGATATCTAGGAGCGATTTCTTTAATGCTAGAGATTTATACTATGATATGGCTGGATGGGATAAAGAAGGTAAACCTAGAAAAGCAAAATTATATGAGTTAGGATTAAGCTGGATAATTGAAAATATGTGA
- the larA gene encoding nickel-dependent lactate racemase: MKKIFSLPYGSSKIKFKLYSKDIKIIKPNKIKFTHKKINLEDFLDNPIASPKLSELLNNKDKITIITNDITRPIPKVTIIQELLKYLKNNGISYDNIKILLATGAHRKHTLEEKKFLLGEEILKKVKVIDHDAYNESVLAYIGKTSFGTEIKVNEAILDSFIITTGIIDLHWFAGYTGGAKSILPGISAYSSINKNHSMLTHPFSKAGVIDENPVRKDIDEAGKIAGLNFIINIVLNDKKEIVELFAGDYLKAHRKGTKLIDKIYKVNVEERFDIVIASPGGFPKDINLYQSQKGLEFASYIVKDGGIIILVAECRDEIGNNVFEKWIINSIGPNQIIERFSKEKFVIGGHKAYAFARIAEKSDILLVSSIPRKNIGFIKCFSSIDDALKYAFEKIGKDASIAIMPYASSTLPVTK; encoded by the coding sequence ATGAAGAAGATATTTTCTTTACCATATGGTTCATCTAAAATAAAATTTAAGCTTTATTCTAAAGATATAAAAATAATAAAACCTAATAAAATTAAGTTTACTCATAAAAAAATTAATTTAGAAGATTTTTTAGATAACCCTATAGCTTCTCCTAAGCTTTCAGAACTTTTAAATAATAAAGATAAGATTACTATAATTACTAATGATATTACTAGGCCCATTCCAAAAGTAACAATTATTCAAGAATTATTAAAATATCTTAAAAATAATGGAATTTCATATGATAATATTAAAATTTTATTAGCTACAGGAGCTCATAGAAAACATACATTAGAAGAAAAGAAGTTTCTTTTAGGAGAAGAAATATTAAAGAAAGTGAAAGTTATTGATCATGATGCATATAATGAAAGTGTGCTAGCATACATTGGTAAAACAAGTTTTGGTACCGAAATTAAAGTTAATGAAGCTATATTGGATAGTTTTATAATTACTACTGGTATAATAGATTTACATTGGTTTGCTGGGTATACTGGAGGAGCTAAGAGTATTTTACCAGGAATATCAGCATATTCTTCAATAAATAAAAATCATTCAATGTTAACTCATCCTTTTTCAAAAGCAGGTGTTATAGATGAAAATCCTGTTAGAAAAGATATAGATGAAGCTGGTAAAATAGCTGGATTAAATTTTATTATTAATATTGTTTTAAATGATAAAAAAGAAATAGTAGAACTATTTGCTGGAGATTATTTAAAAGCTCATAGAAAAGGTACAAAGCTTATTGATAAAATATATAAAGTAAATGTAGAAGAAAGATTTGATATAGTTATAGCGTCTCCTGGTGGATTTCCAAAAGATATTAACTTATATCAATCTCAAAAAGGTTTAGAATTTGCAAGTTATATAGTAAAAGATGGTGGAATAATTATATTGGTTGCTGAATGTCGCGATGAAATAGGGAATAATGTTTTTGAAAAATGGATAATTAATTCGATTGGTCCAAATCAAATTATTGAGAGATTTAGTAAAGAAAAATTTGTTATAGGCGGGCACAAAGCATACGCATTTGCTAGAATAGCTGAAAAATCTGATATATTATTAGTTTCTTCAATTCCTAGGAAAAATATAGGGTTTATAAAATGTTTTTCTTCTATAGATGATGCACTTAAGTATGCTTTTGAAAAAATTGGGAAAGATGCATCTATAGCAATAATGCCATATGCAAGCTCAACATTACCTGTTACAAAATAA
- a CDS encoding NADP-dependent malic enzyme: MRKEENNWYLVANKLHSRYGGKIEILPKVPILKLKDFSIWYTPGVASPCKEIHKNGKDLSFEYTLRWNYVAVISDGTRVLGLGDIGPEAAIPVMEGKALLFKYLGGVDAVPIVLNTKDPDKFIEVVKLLEPSFGAINLEDIESPKCFYILEKLTEILEIPVWHDDQQGTALVTLAGLINALKIVGKKIENIKVAIVGAGAAGLAITKYLIKAGVKSGNIIMVDSKGILYQDREDLKKDDVWLKWKKYYAEITNEEKRVGEIPNAMKDVDVLISIAKPEPGIIKKEWIKLMKENPIVFALANPIPEIWPWEAKEAGAKIVATGRSDFPNQINNSLGFPAVFRGILTVGAKKMVDSMFLAAAYAIAKYTEKTGINENRIIPTMEELEMYVEEAIAVAEKAIEEGIARKKLSRTELEVNIRELIYRPKKYMDIAINNQLIPPYSY, from the coding sequence ATGAGAAAAGAAGAAAATAATTGGTATTTAGTAGCAAACAAGCTTCATTCTAGATATGGTGGCAAGATAGAAATTCTACCAAAGGTCCCCATTCTTAAACTTAAAGACTTCTCAATATGGTATACCCCAGGTGTTGCAAGTCCATGCAAAGAGATTCATAAAAACGGAAAAGATCTTTCCTTTGAATATACATTAAGATGGAATTATGTTGCTGTTATTAGTGATGGTACACGTGTTCTAGGTTTAGGTGATATAGGTCCTGAGGCTGCAATACCAGTCATGGAAGGTAAAGCATTATTATTTAAGTACTTAGGCGGCGTTGATGCCGTCCCAATAGTCTTAAATACTAAAGATCCAGATAAGTTTATAGAAGTTGTTAAGCTTCTTGAGCCTAGTTTTGGAGCAATAAACTTAGAAGATATAGAATCTCCTAAATGTTTTTATATACTCGAAAAACTTACTGAAATACTTGAAATACCTGTTTGGCATGATGATCAGCAAGGAACAGCATTAGTAACACTTGCAGGCCTTATTAATGCTCTTAAAATTGTAGGTAAAAAAATTGAAAATATAAAAGTAGCCATAGTAGGTGCAGGAGCAGCAGGCTTAGCAATAACCAAGTATCTAATTAAAGCTGGTGTTAAATCAGGAAATATTATCATGGTAGATAGTAAAGGAATTTTATATCAAGATAGAGAAGATCTTAAGAAGGATGATGTTTGGCTTAAATGGAAGAAATATTATGCTGAAATAACTAATGAAGAAAAAAGAGTTGGTGAAATTCCTAATGCTATGAAAGATGTAGATGTACTTATAAGTATAGCAAAACCTGAACCTGGAATAATTAAAAAGGAATGGATTAAATTAATGAAAGAAAATCCAATAGTATTTGCATTAGCAAATCCAATACCTGAAATATGGCCCTGGGAAGCTAAAGAGGCTGGTGCTAAAATAGTTGCTACTGGAAGAAGCGACTTTCCTAATCAAATAAATAATAGTTTAGGATTTCCAGCAGTATTTAGAGGGATATTAACCGTTGGAGCTAAGAAAATGGTAGATTCTATGTTCCTAGCAGCAGCTTATGCAATAGCTAAATATACTGAGAAGACTGGCATTAATGAGAATAGAATTATACCAACAATGGAAGAATTAGAGATGTATGTAGAAGAGGCTATTGCTGTTGCTGAAAAAGCTATTGAAGAAGGAATTGCAAGAAAGAAACTATCAAGAACTGAGCTTGAGGTAAATATAAGAGAACTGATATATAGACCTAAAAAGTACATGGATATAGCTATAAATAACCAACTTATACCGCCATATTCATATTAA
- a CDS encoding RING finger domain-containing protein, with amino-acid sequence MKIVFKEGKSIGFWDWTVKKKVFIKEELKCVICMLEINPNDSIYKCPNCGAIGHRACFIEWSRLRGTCPICRRSILEVIV; translated from the coding sequence ATGAAGATTGTTTTTAAGGAAGGGAAAAGTATAGGTTTTTGGGATTGGACTGTTAAAAAAAAGGTTTTTATTAAAGAAGAATTAAAATGCGTTATATGTATGTTAGAAATTAATCCTAACGATAGCATATATAAATGTCCAAATTGTGGAGCAATAGGGCATCGTGCATGTTTTATTGAATGGAGTAGATTAAGAGGAACATGCCCTATATGTAGAAGGTCTATTCTTGAGGTGATTGTTTAA
- a CDS encoding ThiF family adenylyltransferase encodes MSSLMDRYDRQIIIEGWDQNKVSSAKILIVGVGATGCEVAKNLALVGIGKLILVDMDVIELSNLSRQMLFHKGDIGKPKAEVAKKRIKRMNPYVKVESYNIDVHFLEGKIFEEADVICSCVDNWPTRRWLNSLAVELNKPLVDGAMEGFYGNVQVVIPGVTSCIECHGENLIPNEVQLAECTLKRRTPKDLFNDLIQQGLEIDFEIISRIFNSGFKTIYDIKYASIEHLKKIDEELKNFILSLQEKLKPKLPALQTIAATIAGIQSQEVLKIIHKESIGEIIKGLLVYDSKANSFTTIDLEKNENCFVCGKAFKTGYIEFKASINETILDLKERIAKSFSLPDPEIQYKTKLLRDHQKLSELDIKNGDYMHINTTRRFTPLTIKIIIED; translated from the coding sequence ATGTCGTCATTAATGGATAGGTATGACAGGCAAATTATTATTGAAGGCTGGGATCAAAATAAAGTAAGTTCAGCTAAAATATTAATTGTAGGTGTAGGAGCTACAGGATGTGAAGTAGCTAAAAATCTTGCTTTAGTCGGCATAGGTAAATTAATTCTTGTTGATATGGATGTTATTGAATTATCAAATTTAAGTAGACAAATGCTTTTTCATAAAGGAGATATAGGTAAACCAAAAGCAGAAGTAGCTAAAAAAAGAATTAAAAGAATGAATCCATACGTTAAAGTTGAATCATATAATATAGATGTGCATTTTCTTGAAGGGAAAATTTTTGAAGAAGCAGATGTTATATGTTCTTGTGTTGATAATTGGCCTACTAGAAGATGGTTAAATTCTTTAGCTGTAGAATTAAATAAGCCATTAGTAGATGGAGCAATGGAAGGTTTTTATGGAAATGTTCAAGTTGTTATTCCTGGAGTAACTTCATGTATTGAATGCCATGGAGAAAATTTAATTCCAAATGAAGTTCAATTAGCTGAATGTACTCTTAAAAGAAGAACACCAAAAGATTTATTTAATGATTTAATTCAGCAAGGTTTAGAAATTGATTTTGAAATTATTTCAAGAATTTTTAATAGTGGATTTAAGACTATATATGATATTAAATATGCTTCTATAGAACATCTTAAAAAAATTGATGAAGAATTAAAAAATTTTATATTAAGCTTGCAAGAAAAGCTTAAACCTAAACTTCCTGCTCTTCAAACAATTGCTGCAACAATTGCTGGTATACAATCACAAGAGGTTCTTAAAATTATTCATAAAGAAAGTATTGGTGAAATAATTAAAGGATTATTAGTTTATGATTCTAAAGCTAATTCATTTACAACAATTGATCTTGAAAAAAATGAGAATTGTTTTGTATGTGGAAAAGCTTTTAAAACAGGCTATATAGAATTTAAAGCTTCTATTAATGAAACGATTTTAGATTTAAAAGAAAGAATAGCAAAATCTTTTAGTTTACCAGACCCAGAAATACAATATAAAACAAAACTTTTAAGAGATCATCAAAAACTTTCAGAATTGGATATTAAAAATGGGGATTATATGCATATAAATACAACGAGAAGATTTACTCCTCTTACGATTAAAATAATTATTGAAGATTAA
- a CDS encoding ubiquitin-conjugating enzyme family protein has translation MQTAELPELMWEKRLALEYKLMRENEPLFDIVDNDLTHYMGVIVGSGIYENGYFRVEIFVPRSFPFTPPEIIWHTRIWHPNFSDDQPARICESLLKADWSPSIHLFSIIETLRNLLNEPNPDDPLNSIAAMELKYNPDIFKAHVKQYILAFAKEEQAFI, from the coding sequence ATGCAAACTGCAGAGCTCCCTGAATTAATGTGGGAGAAAAGACTTGCATTAGAATATAAATTAATGAGAGAAAATGAACCATTATTCGATATAGTTGATAATGATTTAACTCATTATATGGGCGTTATAGTAGGCTCAGGAATATATGAAAATGGATATTTTAGAGTAGAAATTTTTGTACCCAGATCTTTTCCTTTTACACCTCCAGAAATTATTTGGCATACGAGAATATGGCATCCTAATTTTTCTGATGATCAGCCTGCTAGAATATGCGAGTCTCTTTTAAAAGCAGATTGGTCTCCTTCAATTCATCTTTTTTCAATTATAGAAACTTTAAGAAATTTACTTAATGAACCTAATCCAGATGATCCATTAAATTCTATAGCTGCTATGGAATTAAAATATAATCCAGATATTTTTAAAGCTCATGTTAAACAATATATTCTTGCTTTTGCAAAAGAAGAACAGGCTTTTATTTAA
- a CDS encoding ubiquitin-like domain-containing protein codes for MKIKVIPAVGGGSPLELEVSPEATIGAIKAKVCAIKRLPPDTTRLTYRGRAVKDTDTLANLGVSEGDKLVLITRTVGGLINANCRAP; via the coding sequence ATGAAGATAAAAGTTATTCCAGCAGTAGGTGGAGGTAGTCCATTAGAATTAGAAGTTTCTCCAGAAGCTACTATTGGAGCTATAAAAGCTAAAGTTTGCGCTATTAAACGTCTTCCACCAGATACAACCAGATTAACTTATAGAGGCAGAGCTGTAAAAGATACCGATACTCTTGCAAATTTAGGAGTTTCAGAGGGCGATAAATTAGTTTTGATAACGAGAACTGTAGGGGGCTTAATTAATGCAAACTGCAGAGCTCCCTGA